GCATGCTTTACTCAGTGCATGCTTCGCTTCCCCTTCTCTTACCAAGAGAAGGGGCGGGGGTTGAGTTGGATTGCAATGACTATAGAGCCCACGTCATCGCGAGCCTTACCATATGTCACACAAACGAAGCGATCCAGGGAAAGCATGGATTGCTTCATCCGTCAGACAAGGTAGATTTATCGCAATGACCAAAGTGTTTCGTCATCGCGAGTAGGACCAAATTTCGCACTTGCGAAGCGATCCAGGGAAGGCATGGATTGCTTCATCTGACAGGCGCAGATGGCTTCTCGCAATGACTATAGAGCCCACGTCATCGCGAGCCTTACCATATGTCACACAAACGAAGCGATCCAGGGAAAGCATGGATTGCTTCATCCATCAGGCGCAGATGGCTTCTCGCAATGACTAGAACCATAAGCCACTCTGTGTCTCTGTGGCAAAACCCCTCGCCAAATTTATTTGGAGAGAGCCTGCACTGAGAACTGCAGATATGCTGCTTTCGAAGTGGGCAGGGGTGAGGTCAAGAATTTATCCTCTCCACCTCTTCAACCTCAAACTATTGCTCACCACGCTGACCGAGGAAAAGGCCATGGCCAGCGCCGCAAACATCGGGTTCAGCAGTATCCCGAAGAAAGGGTACAGCACCCCGGCGGCCACCGGGATCCCGATGATATTGTAGAAGAAGGCCCAGAAAAGGTTCTGCTTGATTATCTTCAGGGTGGCCCGGGAGAGCTTTAATGATTTGGCGATCAGCTCCAGGTTGTCGCCCATCAGGATGATGTCGGCCGACTCGATGGCCACGTCGGTGCCCCGGCCCATGGCTATCCCGATGTCGGCCTGGGCCAGCGCCGGAGCGTCGTTGATGCCGTCGCCCACCATGGCCACTTTAACATTTCCGGCCTGGGCTTTTTTTACCTGCTCCGCCTTGTCGCCCGGCAGAACCTGGGCCATCACTTGGTCTATCCCCAGTTGTCCGGCGATGCTCATGGCCGCTTCCTGGTGATCCCCGGTGATCATGGCGGTTTTAAGGCCCAGGCCCTTAAGGTCGGCGACGACCCGGACGGCATTCTCCCGCAGGGTGTCGGCCACCGCGATGATCCCGGCCGGCCGGGAATCTATGGCGGCATAGACAACGGTCTTGCCCTCCTGCTGCAAACGGCCGGCCAGTTTTTCCAGTTTGGTATACTCCTTCTGCTCCATCATCCCCCGGTTGCCTATCTCCACCATCCTGCCGCCTACCCGGCAACTGAGGCCTGAGCCTGGCAGGGCCTTGAAATCCGAAACTTCCAACAATGATATTTTTTTCAGCCGGGCGTAATCCACTATGGCCCGGCCGATGGGATGTTCCGAGGAACTCTCGGCCGAGGCAGCCAGGGCTAGCAGGTCGTCCTCGGTGAACTCCGGCATTACCGCCACATTGGCCACGGCTATTCTTCCGGAGGTCAATGTCCCGGTCTTGTCGAACAAAATGCTGGTAATGTTGCCCGCCTGTTCCAGCACCTCGCCCCGCCTTATCAGTATCCCCAGCTCGGCTCCCCGCCCGGTGCCGGCCATGATGGCGGTGGGCGTGGCCAGCCCCAGTGCGCAGGGACAGGCGATCACCAGCACCGCCACCGCGTTGATCAGGGCCAGGTTGAACGACGGCCCCCAGATCAGCCAGACCAAAAAAGTGAGGGCGGCGATAGCCATCACGATGGGAACGAATATCGAGGCGATCCTGTCGGCCAGCCTCTGGATGGGTGCCTTGCTGCCCTGGGCCTCCTCCACCAGTCTGATGATCTGGGCCAGCACCGTCTCGCTTCCCACTTTGTCTGCCCGAAAGCGGAAACTGCCTGTCTTATTGATGGTGCCGCCGATGACCTTGTCGCCGATGTTTTTGTCGGCCGGAATGCTCTCCCCGGTGATCATCGATTCGTCGATGGAGGAATATCCCTCGGTGATGATGCCATCGGTCGCTATCTTCTCGCCTGGCCGGACAATAATGATATCCCCTATTGCCAGTTGCTCCAACGGCACTTCTAACTCGCCGTCGTCCTTGATCACCCGGGCGGTCCTGGCCTGCAGGCCTATCAACCGCTTGATGGCCTCCGAGGTCCGGCCCCGGGCTTTGGCCTCCAGCATCCGCCCCAGCAGGATCAGGGTGATG
The Candidatus Edwardsbacteria bacterium genome window above contains:
- a CDS encoding copper-translocating P-type ATPase, whose product is ITLILLGRMLEAKARGRTSEAIKRLIGLQARTARVIKDDGELEVPLEQLAIGDIIIVRPGEKIATDGIITEGYSSIDESMITGESIPADKNIGDKVIGGTINKTGSFRFRADKVGSETVLAQIIRLVEEAQGSKAPIQRLADRIASIFVPIVMAIAALTFLVWLIWGPSFNLALINAVAVLVIACPCALGLATPTAIMAGTGRGAELGILIRRGEVLEQAGNITSILFDKTGTLTSGRIAVANVAVMPEFTEDDLLALAASAESSSEHPIGRAIVDYARLKKISLLEVSDFKALPGSGLSCRVGGRMVEIGNRGMMEQKEYTKLEKLAGRLQQEGKTVVYAAIDSRPAGIIAVADTLRENAVRVVADLKGLGLKTAMITGDHQEAAMSIAGQLGIDQVMAQVLPGDKAEQVKKAQAGNVKVAMVGDGINDAPALAQADIGIAMGRGTDVAIESADIILMGDNLELIAKSLKLSRATLKIIKQNLFWAFFYNIIGIPVAAGVLYPFFGILLNPMFAALAMAFSSVSVVSNSLRLKRWRG